One window of the Thunnus albacares chromosome 3, fThuAlb1.1, whole genome shotgun sequence genome contains the following:
- the lonrf1l gene encoding LON peptidase N-terminal domain and ring finger 1, like gives MSLQPQVEDAAEERSAFFIGADADTVSEEEEEDHHQLILQKANALASENCLKEAIDWFSVAMRYGPVRPEQLSTFVDCILRNFKRKAAGPDTLSGRSQDAGGSCRDNAFDCPNCHSFLGEPVTIACGHTYCKRCLERRLLSKCKLCGDAVSGIEKANVILCGLLDKWFPGELKKSKTLCKVDELCRRKRYQEAISLANDVIQSDPDSAAVARLSRAEAYMALKQYRLALEDTEFCPGSSCSAEALFWKAMVLHEMGQVDESLQVFLHCLAVDEDFPRAKRQVEKILCDLLSPADENVKVGLRETTQNTSPHLRSKTLVSDAEAPPQSPVHRQQHQHQVRAASAHHHPDGQEKRGESLERPVLSRAHSLRMNGSNCGEEGLKRVCSAPQLGDQEKASLLKRKLSVSDTEPCVVYSGSSKHKKQGVTKGSKQQAAKAKTRRAVPVDLLDPNDLECALCMRLFYEPVTTPCGHTFCKNCLERCLDHTPQCPLCKESLREYLASRQYMVTTVLDTLIKQYLSQEYTERTKTHLEETRELSDLTKNVPIFVCTMAYPTVPCPLHVFEPRYRLMIRRCMETGTRQFGMCINDPQKGFVDYGCMLIIRSVHFLPDGRSVVDTIGGKRFRVLSRGMKDGYSTADIEHLEDTRVEDSDELQRLQELHDAVYEQARVWFQNLKIRFHNQILQHFGPMPEREADIQATPNGPACCWWLLAVLPIDPRYQLSVLSMTSLKERLVKIQHILTYLQSIPNN, from the exons ATGTCGCTCCAACCGCAAGTGGAGGACGCGGCGGAGGAGAGAAGCGCCTTCTTCATCGGCGCCGACGCGGACACCGTTtcggaagaggaggaggaggaccacCATCAACTTATATTACAGAAAGCCAATGCCCTAGCATCGGAAAACTGCCTCAAAGAAGCCATTGACTGGTTTTCAGTGGCTATGCGGTATGGCCCAGTGCGACCCGAGCAATTAAGCACTTTCGTGGACTGTATTCTGCGCAACTTTAAGAGAAAGGCCGCTGGGCCAGATACGCTGTCGGGCCGGAGTCAGGACGCAGGGGGCAGCTGCAGGGACAACGCGTTTGACTGTCCCAACTGTCATAGCTTTTTAGGTGAACCTGTCACCATAGCCTGTGGACACACGTACTGTAAAAGATGCTTAGAGCGACGACTGCTCTCCAAATGTAAGCTGTGTGGCGACGCCGTCAGCGGCATAGAGAAGGCGAATGTGATTCTGTGCGGACTTTTAGACAAATGGTTCCCCGGCGAGCTGAAAAAGTCGAAAACACTATGTAAAGTGGACGAGCTGTGTCGAAGAAAACGCTACCAAGAAGCTATATCGCTGGCGAACGATGTTATCCAGTCTG ATCCAGATTCAGCAGCGGTGGCACGGCTGTCTCGGGCGGAGGCGTACATGGCTCTCAAACAGTACCGTCTGGCTTTGGAGGACACAGAATTTTGTCCTGGGTCCAGCTGTTCTGCTGAA GCTTTATTTTGGAAAGCAATGGTGCTGCATGAGATGGGCCAAGTGGACGAGTCTCTCCAAGTCTTCCTCCACTGCCTGGCTGTAGACGAGGACTTCCCCAGGGCTAAAAGACAAGTGGAAAAG ATCTTGTGTGACCTGCTCTCCCCGGCTGATGAGAACGTCAAGGTGGGCCTGAGGGAAACGACACAGAACACGTCGCCTCACCTGCGCAGTAAAACCCTTGTGTCTGATGCTGAAGCTCCACCGCAGAGCCCAGTCCACAGacaacaacaccaacaccaGGTCCGCGCTGCCTCAGCACACCACCATCCGGACGGCCAGGAG AAACGCGGGGAAAGTCTGGAGCGCCCCGTTCTGAGCCGAGCTCATTCGCTAAGGATGAATGGCTCCAACTGTGGTGAGGAGGGGCTGAAGAGAGTTTGCTCTGCTCCTCAGCTGGGAGACCAGGAGAAGGCGAGTCTGCTGAAGAGGAAGTTGTCAGTGTCAGACACAGAACCTTGTGTGGTGTATAGCGGAAGTAGCAAGCATAAAAAACAAG GTGTGACAAAAGGCTCCAAACAACAGGCTGCCAAAGCTAAAACCCGCAGAGCTGTTCCTGTGGACCTGCTGGACCCTAATGACTTGGAGTGCGCTCTCTGCATGAG GTTATTCTATGAGCCTGTGACGACACCATGCGGCCACACCTTTTGTAAAAACTGTCTGGAACGTTGCTTGGACCACACACCTCAGTGTCCCCTCTGTAAAGAGAGCCTGAGAGAG TATCTAGCATCTAGGCAGTACATGGTGACAACTGTCCTGGATACACTGATCAAACAGTATTTGAGTCAGGAGTACACAGAGAGGACAAAAACTCATCTGGAGGAGACCAGAGAGCTTTCTGA CTTGACGAAGAATGTGCCTATCTTTGTGTGTACCATGGCTTACCCCACCGTGCCTTGCCCGCTGCATGTCTTCGAGCCACGATACCGCCTCATGATTCGCCGCTGCATGGAAACGGGCACGCGGCAGTTTGGGATGTGTATTAATGATCCCCAGAAAGG GTTTGTAGATTATGGCTGCATGCTGATCATCAGGAGTGTCCATTTCCTCCCTGATGGACGATCAGTTGTGGACACTATCGGAGGGAAACGCTTCCGGGTCCTGTCCCGAGGAATGAAGGATGGCTACAGTACTGCTGACATTGAGCACTTGGAGGATACTCGG GTTGAGGACAGTGATGAGCTACAGAGACTACAAGAGCTGCATGATGCAGTGTATGAGCAGGCTCGTGTCTGGTTCCAGAACCTTAAGATCCGCTTCCACAACCAGATCCTGCAGCACTTTGGACCAATGCCAGAACGAGAAGCTGATATCCAG GCAACTCCTAATGGTCCAGCGTGTTGTTGGTGGCTCCTGGCTGTTCTGCCTATTGACCCGCGGTACCAgctctctgtcctctccatGACCAGCCTCAAAGAACGCCTGGTGAAGATCCAGCACATCCTCACATATCTGCAGAGCATCCCCAACAACTAG
- the dlc1 gene encoding rho GTPase-activating protein 7 isoform X3, with amino-acid sequence MILTQIEAKEACTWLRAAGFPQYAQLYEDGQFPIDISSVTRDHDFLDRDAIEALCRRLNTLNKCALMRLEISPQRKRSEDSDEDEPCAISGRWTFQRDSKRWSRMEELEVFSTLHTDDAQPPFPKDQASQKSKLTLREGNSSESVLTDLSEQPEVGSIHSSGSGGRGEEKSHGATLHLPNEAAPAGATRASSVASMCSSSGTGGSGCANEDSLSDGLPPSPLETLGQFTFDVKTGMGGLGGSLDRGGISGKSTRSRAKSFLKRMESLRLRSGTSSKRKKKGSTSGGKIEISGPVIKEGLDDDKLRRLNCVDISSINLNQNLNHHRNPTQTMTLNRNRSVSYSTQTSNGSTGSTGSSQSEASSGSAVSTPSPVTRARSHSTAAGSSKRGGMYLEGFDPFSVPQQASDRQPTPPPKSAPAIPCQASNGMTVHEQNRRNNRSVRDNSRQAEEEEEEEEDSMIFFYLPEGHKPGTFPKALQDGSSRNNNVNDNGNSVILRGRQSRRQRRGSSGSVDSRLSFYDNVPHTEREEDVEEEEGDERKLEEVLQHVSGLQRFVNAWSEAVAGEEEEEEEDEEEEGDSDSALDSASPCPSSPLQNRLEETENGSDQDSTGNPLGEGEEGMRERRDSGVGASLTRTSRPQKLRWPSFQNSHRPSLASAQLQISCQSVLQMNLLQKLSLLQLTALLERHTPTNKHGFSWAVPKFMKRIKVRDYKDRNVFGVPLQVIVQRTGQPLPQGIQQAMRYLRNQCLDQVGLFRKSGVKSRIQALRQMNEASGADGGGVNYEGQSAYDVADMLKQYFRDLPEPLLTSKLSETFLQIYQYMPKELRLQAARAAVLLLPDENREALRTLLCLLSDVTASVAENQMTPTNLAVCLAPSLFHLNTLRRKESSSPRVMNRKQTLGKPDQRDLNENLAATHGLAHMIQECRKLFRIPEEMNRCRNSYVEQALLPRRLEELSSEEAGQGGYRAYLQESLDALLKEAKDKFKGYDSCSTPEHAELAYRKVHDGFPLRLWKVTAEVPASPEEVLTRLLREQGHWDEDLLESRVVETLDERTEVYQYVRNTMAPHPTRDHLVLRTWLTDLPKGACALVCTSVDHEGAPAVGVRANVLTSRYFIEPCGANKSRLTHISRIDCRGRFPEWYNKLYGHLCAAEVARIRDSFTASMDK; translated from the exons GAGACTGAACACCCTCAACAAGTGCGCTCTAATGAGACTTGAGATATCACCACAAAGAAAACGA AGCGAGGACTCAGATGAGGATGAGCCTTGTGCCATCAGTGGACGCTGGACCTTCCAGAGGGACAGCAAGCGCTGGTCCCGTATGGAGGAGCTAGAGGTTTTCTCCACACTGCACACAGATGACGCCCAACCTCCATTCCCCAAGGACCAAGCATCCCAGAAAAGCAAGCTCACCCTACGTGAAGGAAACAGTTCAGAGAGTGTGCTGACTGATCTTAGTGAACAGCCTGAAGTGGGCTCCATCCATAGCAGCggaagtggaggaagaggagaggagaagagccACGGTGCCACCCTACATTTACCAAATGAAGCTGCACCAGCTGGTGCCACCCGTGCCAGCTCTGTAGCTAGCATGTGTTCATCCTCAGGCACAGGCGGGTCAGGATGTGCCAATGAGGACTCTCTGTCTGATGGGTTGCCTCCATCACCCCTGGAGACACTCGGACAGTTCACCTTTGATGTGAAAACAGGAATGGGAGGACTAGGAGGAAGTCTGGACCGTGGCGGCATCAGTGGCAAAAGCACACGCTCGCGAGCTAAGAGCTTCCTCAAGAGGATGGAGAGTCTACGGCTCCGCAGCGGCACCTCCTccaagagaaagaagaaggggaGCACCAGTGGAGGGAAGATAGAAATCAGTGGCCCTGTTATCAAAGAGGGTCTGGATGACGACAAGTTGCGGAGGCTCAACTGTGTGGACATCTCCAGTATCAACCTCAACCAGAACCTCAATCACCACCGCAATCCTACTCAGACTATGACACTTAACCGGAATCGCTCCGTATCCTACTCCACTCAGACCAGTAATGGCAGCACTGGAAGTACTGGGAGCAGCCAATCTGAAGCCAGCAGTGGAAGTGCAGTGAGCACACCAAGCCCAGTGACTCGCGCTCGCAgccacagcacagcagcaggCTCTAGtaagagaggaggaatgtatTTAGAGGGTTTTGATCCTTTCAGCGTTCCCCAGCAAGCTTCAGACCGACAGCCAACACCCCCACCCAAATCTGCCCCGGCCATCCCATGCCAAGCTAGTAATGGGATGACAGTTCATGAGCAGAACCGTAGGAACAACCGCAGTGTTCGAGACAATAGCAGAcaagctgaggaggaggaagaggaggaagaggacagcATGATCTTCTTTTATTTACCAGAAGGTCACAAGCCCGGAACTTTCCCCAAAGCCCTGCAGGACGGGAGTTCACGCAACAACAATGTAAATGATAATGGGAACTCAGTGATCCTCAGAGGACGGCAAAGCAGACGTCAGCGTCGTGGCTCTTCAGGCTCTGTGGACAGCCGGCTCAGTTTTTATGACAATGTCCCTCAcactgagagagaagaggacgtggaggaggaagagggggatgAGCGCAAACTGGAGGAAGTGCTACAACATGTCAGCGGCCTGCAGCGTTTTGTTAACGCCTGGTCAGAGGCTGTGGCcggtgaagaggaggaggaggaggaggatgaagaggaggagggagactCGGATTCGGCATTGGACTCAGCCTCCCCGTGCccgtcctctcctctgcagaACCGACTGGAGGAGACGGAGAACGGAAGTGACCAAGACAGCACAGGAAACCCACTGGGcgaaggagaggaggggatgagagagagaagagattcTGGTGTTGGAGCATCTTTAACAAGAACCAGCAG ACCACAGAAACTCCGCTGGCCGAGCTTCCAGAACTCCCATCGGCCCAGCTTGGCCTCCGCCCAGCTCCAGATTAGCTGTCAGTCTGTGCTACAGATGAATCTCCTCCAGAAGctttctctgctgcagctcactgCTCTGCTGGAGAGGCACACCCCTACAAACAAACATGGCTTCAGCTG GGCTGTGCCAAAGTTTATGAAGCGGATCAAGGTGCGTGACTACAAAGACAGGAATGTGTTCGGTGTGCCACTACAAGTCATAGTCCAGCGGACAGGCCAACCCCTCCCTCAGGGAATTCAGCAAGCCATGCGCTACTTACGTAACCAATGTCTCGACCAg GTGGGTCTTTTCAGGAAATCAGGAGTTAAATCTCGTATCCAAGCTCTGCGTCAGATGAATGAGGCGAGCGGTGCAGATGGCGGAGGAGTCAACTACGAGGGCCAATCAGCGTATGATGTTGCAGACATGCTGAAGCAGTACTTCAGAGATTTGCCCGAACCCCTGCTAACTAGCAAACTGTCTGAGACCTTCCTCCAGATCTATCAGT aCATGCCTAAAGAGCTCCGTCTGCAGGCAGCACGTGCAGCCGTGCTGCTGCTGCCCGATGAGAACCGAGAGGCGCTGCGGACGCTGCTGTGCCTGCTGAGCGACGTGACTGCCAGCGTGGCCGAGAACCAGATGACCCCCACCAACCTGGCTGTCTGTCTGGCCCCGTCCCTCTTCCACCTCAACACCCTGCGTCGCAAGGAGAGCTCCTCACCAag GGTGATGAACAGGAAGCAGACACTGGGAAAGCCGGACCAGAGAGACCTGAATGAGAACCTGGCTGCCACTCATGGCCTGGCACACATGATACAGGAGTGCAGGAAACTCTTCCGG ATCCCAGAGGAAATGAATCGCTGCAGGAACTCGTATGTGGAGCAGGCTCTGCTGCCACGACGCTTGGAGGAGCTCTCAAGTGAAGAGGCCGGGCAAGGAGGCTACAGGGCTTACCTACAGGAAAGCCTCGACGCCCTCCTCAAAGAGGCTAAAGACAAGTTCAAAGGTTATGACAGCTGCTCCACCCCTGAGCATGCTGAGCTGGCCTACAGGAAG GTGCATGATGGCTTTCCACTGCGGCTGTGGAAGGTGACTGCAGAGGTGCCTGCAAGTCCTGAGGAGGTCCTGACACGGCTGCTGCGGGAGCAGGGCCACTGGGACGAGGACCTGCTCGAGAGTCGGGTGGTGGAGACCCTGGACGAGAGGACGGAGGTCTACCAGTATGTTAGGAACACCATGGCCCCACATCCCACCAGAGACCACCTGGTGCTCAG AACGTGGTTAACAGACTTGCCAAAAGGAGCATGTGCACTTGTGTGTACATCTGTGGACCATGAAGGGGCACCAGCGGTAGGCGTCCGGGCAAATGTCCTTACCTCACGCTACTTTATCGAGCCCTGCGGAGCCAACAAATCCAGACTCACACACATTTCCAGGATTGACTGCAG GGGTCGTTTCCCAGAGTGGTACAATAAACTGTATGGACACTTGTGTGCTGCTGAGGTGGCCCGGATACGTGACTCATTCACTGCGTCCATGGACAAATGA